A window from Tenrec ecaudatus isolate mTenEca1 chromosome Y, mTenEca1.hap1, whole genome shotgun sequence encodes these proteins:
- the LOC142435593 gene encoding acetylserotonin O-methyltransferase-like isoform X2 codes for MDPAADSAYELLSQYSHSFMVSQVLFAACELGLFDLLAEAGEPLSSAAVATGLGTSPHGTELLLDTCASLELLTVETGAGRALYRNSGLASSFLTRTSPTSQLHMLRYLSNTTYPCWAHLAAAVREGRPQYSRAFGVPSQDLFAAIYRSEAEQLCFMRGLQEVWAVHGRAVMTAFDLSSFPVICDLGGDFFKDPLPAADLYVLARVLHDWTDDRCSHLLARIHHTCKPGGGILVVESVLREDGRGPLTTQLYSLNMLVQTEGRERTPAEYCRLLSSAGFQDFRMKKTGCTYDAMLARK; via the exons ATGGACCCTGCGGCGGACAGTGCCTACGAGCTCCTGAGCCAATACAGCCACAGCTTCATGGTGTCCCAG GTCCTTTTTGCGGCCTGTGAGCTGGGCCTGTTCGACCTGCTGGCCGAGGCGGGGGAGCCCCTGAGCTCGGCTGCGGTGGCCACCGGCCTGGGCACCAGCCCCCATGGGACGGAACTGCTTCTGGACACCTGTGCCTCGCTGGAGCTGTTGACCGTGGAGACCGGGGCTGGCAGAG CTCTCTACCGGAACAGCGGCCTGGCCAGCtccttcctcaccaggaccagccCCACGTCGCAGCTGCACATGCTTCGCTACCTGAGCAACACCacgtacccctgctgggcccacCTGGCGGCCGCGGTGAG GGAAGGTCGGCCCCAGTACTCCAGGGCATTCGGCGTCCCCTCCCAGGACCTGTTTGCAGCCATCTACAG GTCTGAGGCCGAGCAGCTGTGCTTCATGCGGGGCTTGCAGGAGGTGTGGGCCGTCCACGGCCGGGCAGTGATGACCGCCTTCGACTTGTCTTCCTTCCCGGTCATCTGCGACCTGGGAG GAGACTTCTTTAAAGACCCTCTGCCGGCGGCAGACTTGTACGTCCTCGCGCGGGTCCTGCATGATTGGACCGATGACAGGTGCTCACACCTCCTGGCCCGGATCCACCACACCTGCAAGCCAG gTGGTGGCATCCTGGTGGTGGAAAGCGTCCTGCGTGAGGACGGGCGGGGGCCCCTGACCACCCAGCTCTACTCTCTGAATATGCTGGTGCAGACGGAGGGCCGGGAGAGGACCCCGGCCGAGTACTGCCGCCTCCTCTCCTCGGCCGGCTTCCAGGACTTCCGGATGAAGAAAACGGGGTGCACATACGATGCGATGTTAGCCAGGAAGTGA
- the LOC142435593 gene encoding acetylserotonin O-methyltransferase-like isoform X1, whose amino-acid sequence MDPAADSAYELLSQYSHSFMVSQVLFAACELGLFDLLAEAGEPLSSAAVATGLGTSPHGTELLLDTCASLELLTVETGAGRALYRNSGLASSFLTRTSPTSQLHMLRYLSNTTYPCWAHLAAAVREGRPQYSRAFGVPSQDLFAAIYRSEAEQLCFMRGLQEVWAVHGRAVMTAFDLSSFPVICDLGGGPGALAATCASLYPACTVLVFDMPEVVLAAREHCFPGRGQVSFHEGDFFKDPLPAADLYVLARVLHDWTDDRCSHLLARIHHTCKPGGGILVVESVLREDGRGPLTTQLYSLNMLVQTEGRERTPAEYCRLLSSAGFQDFRMKKTGCTYDAMLARK is encoded by the exons ATGGACCCTGCGGCGGACAGTGCCTACGAGCTCCTGAGCCAATACAGCCACAGCTTCATGGTGTCCCAG GTCCTTTTTGCGGCCTGTGAGCTGGGCCTGTTCGACCTGCTGGCCGAGGCGGGGGAGCCCCTGAGCTCGGCTGCGGTGGCCACCGGCCTGGGCACCAGCCCCCATGGGACGGAACTGCTTCTGGACACCTGTGCCTCGCTGGAGCTGTTGACCGTGGAGACCGGGGCTGGCAGAG CTCTCTACCGGAACAGCGGCCTGGCCAGCtccttcctcaccaggaccagccCCACGTCGCAGCTGCACATGCTTCGCTACCTGAGCAACACCacgtacccctgctgggcccacCTGGCGGCCGCGGTGAG GGAAGGTCGGCCCCAGTACTCCAGGGCATTCGGCGTCCCCTCCCAGGACCTGTTTGCAGCCATCTACAG GTCTGAGGCCGAGCAGCTGTGCTTCATGCGGGGCTTGCAGGAGGTGTGGGCCGTCCACGGCCGGGCAGTGATGACCGCCTTCGACTTGTCTTCCTTCCCGGTCATCTGCGACCTGGGAG GTGGCCCGGGCGCGCTGGCTGCGACGTGTGCCTCTCTGTACCCCGCCTGCACGGTGCTGGTGTTCGACATGCCTGAGGTGGTCCTCGcagccagggagcactgctttccCGGCCGGGGGCAGGTCAGCTTCCACGAAG GAGACTTCTTTAAAGACCCTCTGCCGGCGGCAGACTTGTACGTCCTCGCGCGGGTCCTGCATGATTGGACCGATGACAGGTGCTCACACCTCCTGGCCCGGATCCACCACACCTGCAAGCCAG gTGGTGGCATCCTGGTGGTGGAAAGCGTCCTGCGTGAGGACGGGCGGGGGCCCCTGACCACCCAGCTCTACTCTCTGAATATGCTGGTGCAGACGGAGGGCCGGGAGAGGACCCCGGCCGAGTACTGCCGCCTCCTCTCCTCGGCCGGCTTCCAGGACTTCCGGATGAAGAAAACGGGGTGCACATACGATGCGATGTTAGCCAGGAAGTGA